DNA sequence from the Actinomycetes bacterium genome:
TGGCGAGTTTTTCAGCCTCATCTGCAATTGCGGCCCGTCGGGCCAAAGCCTCACTACGTGCCTGCTCCTTGGCCTCGGTCAACTCCACCCGGCGAACGCCCACCAGTTCCGCAAGCGCATCGACCTGGGCGGTCAGCGCGGCGATGTCTCCGACAAATGCCGGTTCAGTGAGTGCTGCCTTCATCCGCTCCACCACCGCGACCGCCTGATCAGGGGTGGCTTGGCCGTTGCGCAACCGAGTGGTGGTCAGGTCCAGTTCAACCAACAAGTCTTGGTACCGGCGGCGGAAGTGGGCCAGACCTGCGGCAGGGTCACCGGCTGCCCATTGGCCCACGGACCGTTCAGTGCCATCCGGCAACTGCACGTAGATCGTGCCGTCGTCTGCGATTCGACCGTGGTCATTACCACCGTCAGGCGGTGATGCGGGTTTGCCAGTGCTGCGTGCGGGAACCGGGCCCGTAGGAGTGGGCCGAGGCGGTCCAGTAGGAGTTGGTGTCATCAGTTGAAGAATAGCCAGTTCAGCAGCACGCCACCGGTGGTGAGTAGGACCAGCGAGATAATCAGCACCCAGGCGACGATCTTGGTGCGGTCCGCTTTCTTGGCTTCCTGTCGACGTCGCTGTTCTTGACGTTCGTGCTTCTCGCGGGCCAACTTGCGCTCCCTCTTGTTACTGCTTGCCATGGCACCTCCTGTGCTGCGGAATAGTCTAGACCGGACGTCCATTTGGTGTGGGGAACCGCCCGGTCTAGTGGAGTGGCTACCCTTGCAGTGTGTTCGTGACCGGATTTCCCGCTGGCCCGTTTGGGACTAACTGCTACCTCATCGCTCCCGCGAAGGGGAGTGAGTGCATCGTGGTCGATCCCGGGATGGAGGCCGTCGATGGCGTGCGACAGGTGGTGGCAGACAATCGGCTGCGGCCGGTTGCCGTGTTGCTAACCCACGGGCATCTGGACCACACCTGGTCCGTGGTGCCGGTGGCGTCGGGCTATGACATCCCTGCCTACATCCACGCTGACGACAACTCGATGTTGTCGGATCCGACGACGGCACTATCGCCCGATATGCGTCATATGCTGACCCGCATGGCCGGCGACGAGATCAACCTTGAGCCCGACGACCTGCGCCAACTGCGAGATGGTGAGCAACTGGAGTTGGCTGGCGTGACGCTAGGCACCACCCACGCACCCGGTCATACGCCCGGTTCGGTGGTGTTCACCCGGGCAGGCGATGGGGGGGTCCCCCCGCTGATGTTCTCCGGGGATGTCTTGTTCGCAGGCTCTATCGGTCGCACTGATCTGCCGGGCGGAAACCACAAGGACATGCTGCGCTCGCTGCGAGATGTGATCTTGCCGCAACCAGACGAGATGGTGGTACTGCCGGGCCATGGCCCGCAGACATCGATCGGAGATGAACGGGGAATAAATCCGTTTCTTTTGGACGTGATGTCCGGGCCACAGGCGCCAAGGAAGGGCATGTGAGCGGTCAGTTTGCCGCCCCGAAGGGCGTTCCGGAGTATGTGCCGCCAGGTTCGGCGGAGTTCCTTGCTGTTCGCGAAGGGCTGGCCGAACAGGCACGGCTGGCTGGCTACCGCTACATCGAGTTGCCAGTGTTTGAGGATTACGGGCTCTTTGCTCGGGGCGTCGGGGAGTCCACCGACGTGGTGAGCAAGGAGATGTATACCTTCACCGATCGCGGTGATCGGACCCTCGCGCTACGTCCCGAGGGGACTGCTGGTGTTATTCGATCAGTGATTCAACACGGACTGCACCGGGGGCAACTACCGGTGAAGTTGTACTACGCAGGCCCATTTTTTCGGGCAGAACGGCCGCAAAAGGGGCGATATCGGCAACTGCAACAGGTAGGGATTGAGGCGGTCGGCTCCGACGACCCGGCCTTGGATGCGGAAGTGATTGCCGTTGCCGACCACGGTTTTAGGTCGTTGGGGCTGAGCAAGTATCGATTGCTGCTGAACTCGTTAGGTTGCGCGAACTGCCGGCCTCGCTATCGGCAGGCACTCACTGATTTTCTGGCGGGGCTGGATCTTGATGAGGCCACCCGAGAGCGAGCGGCGTTGAACCCGCTGCGGGTGTTGGACGACAAGCGGGAAGCCGTGCAGGAGCAATTAACTGGCGCGCCGCTGATGATTGAGCATCTGTGCGATGAGTGCCAAGAGCACTACGACGATGTGCGGGAACACCTGCGTGGTTACGGCATCAGCTGGCAGGAGGAGCCGCGGCTGGTGCGTGGACTGGACTACTACACCCGCACCACCTTTGAGTTCAGCCATGACTTGTTGGGTGCTCAGTCTGGCATCGG
Encoded proteins:
- a CDS encoding MBL fold metallo-hydrolase, with protein sequence MFVTGFPAGPFGTNCYLIAPAKGSECIVVDPGMEAVDGVRQVVADNRLRPVAVLLTHGHLDHTWSVVPVASGYDIPAYIHADDNSMLSDPTTALSPDMRHMLTRMAGDEINLEPDDLRQLRDGEQLELAGVTLGTTHAPGHTPGSVVFTRAGDGGVPPLMFSGDVLFAGSIGRTDLPGGNHKDMLRSLRDVILPQPDEMVVLPGHGPQTSIGDERGINPFLLDVMSGPQAPRKGM
- the hisS gene encoding histidine--tRNA ligase, encoding MSGQFAAPKGVPEYVPPGSAEFLAVREGLAEQARLAGYRYIELPVFEDYGLFARGVGESTDVVSKEMYTFTDRGDRTLALRPEGTAGVIRSVIQHGLHRGQLPVKLYYAGPFFRAERPQKGRYRQLQQVGIEAVGSDDPALDAEVIAVADHGFRSLGLSKYRLLLNSLGCANCRPRYRQALTDFLAGLDLDEATRERAALNPLRVLDDKREAVQEQLTGAPLMIEHLCDECQEHYDDVREHLRGYGISWQEEPRLVRGLDYYTRTTFEFSHDLLGAQSGIGGGGRYDGLMAQLGGSDLPGIGFGIGTDRTLLAREAEGLAPLALPAIAVFAVGLGESARRSLTPIIDQLRRDGIATDQSYGGRGLKGAMKAADRSGASWAMIMGDDEAAAGTVQLKNLSTGEQTEVPATEVVTFLSTN